The sequence below is a genomic window from Methanofollis sp..
GCAAAAGTCTGATGCCTGGAGTCCGGGCAACAGCCCTGCTCATCTGATACGGCATATCACGATGAGATCCTGGTGACAGAGGAAATGGTCTTCGTAATTTAGAATACGCTTCCCGGGGCATCATGTTACGAACGGCCGTGACACCTGATCGCCCAAAAAATGATTCGTACCGCGGATTTCCACGCGGCCGAAAAAGCGCAGAGATTTCTCGGTCTGGCAGGCACCCACGGCATGCCTGACCCAATGTGATCTCTCCACTCCTGGTTATTCTCGTCCTCCCCCGTCGTACCTCTCGATCAGTGCGGTCACCCGCCGCACGTCCTCCCCCTGCTTTCGCGCCTCCGCAAGATAGAGGTTGAAGACCTCGTCGGTGACGACGTGAAGGAGGGGCTTGTACATGTCGGCGTGCTGGGAGAGGTCGAACCACCGCGCCTCGGCCTCGGTGAGGTGGAGGGAGCGGTACTCTCCTTCGTGGGGCGCGAAGACCGGGTTCTCCTGGTGCGGCGTCCGCAGCACGAGGTCCGCGAGGGGCGTGCGCGGGATCGGTTCGGCGACAGAGATGAAGACGTCGTCGAGCATCTCCGCGGCGATGAACTCCTTCGTGGCCTCGTAGTCCTCGGCAGTCTCGGTGGGGTAGCCGACGATGAAACAGCCGGCGACCTTCAGGCCGTGCTGCCGGGACTGCTCCACGGCGTCGTGCATCTGGGCGACGGTCACGCCCTTGCCCATCTGCCTGAGGATCTGGTCGCTCCCTGACTCGAAGCCGAAGAAAAGCCAGCCGATGGTGTACTTCCGGATCGCCTCCAGGATCTCGTCGGTGATCGCGTCCACCCTGATGTCGGGGGCCGAGACATTCCTGGGCCCGAGTTCCCCGGCGAGCATTTCGAGGAGGGCGATGACGGCGTCGTCGTCGATCGCGCCGTCATAGCCGTACAGGGATCCGGTGCCCCCGGAGACGGAGAGCCTCGTCGCCCCTTTCTCCCTGAAGGCCCGCACCTCCTCCCTGATCTCGTCGAGGCCCCGGCTCCGGATCTCGCGGCCGAAGAAGCGGGGCACCTGGCAGAAGGTGCACGCCCCTGTGCAGCCGCGGTGCGTCTCGATATAGGCGTTTGCGCCCCTGATGGACTGCTGCCCGATGGCGTCCGGGATCAGGGGGAGGGGCCTCCTCTCCACCGACACCGGCGGTGCCGGGGAGGTGACCACGGTCTTCTCGCCGTCGA
It includes:
- a CDS encoding methyl-coenzyme M reductase glutamine C-methyltransferase, whose translation is MKTVVISPGIATYGAMLIGGVVREAGHEVALSTALAAGDAEAVLLSLYSTQHLMDPEMKAFVAGVRASGRPVYIGGPVSAYPEYILGELAPDAVVVGEGEATVPRLLEEGIRPDLQGIAYFDGEKTVVTSPAPPVSVERRPLPLIPDAIGQQSIRGANAYIETHRGCTGACTFCQVPRFFGREIRSRGLDEIREEVRAFREKGATRLSVSGGTGSLYGYDGAIDDDAVIALLEMLAGELGPRNVSAPDIRVDAITDEILEAIRKYTIGWLFFGFESGSDQILRQMGKGVTVAQMHDAVEQSRQHGLKVAGCFIVGYPTETAEDYEATKEFIAAEMLDDVFISVAEPIPRTPLADLVLRTPHQENPVFAPHEGEYRSLHLTEAEARWFDLSQHADMYKPLLHVVTDEVFNLYLAEARKQGEDVRRVTALIERYDGGGRE